Proteins from a genomic interval of Phyllopteryx taeniolatus isolate TA_2022b chromosome 3, UOR_Ptae_1.2, whole genome shotgun sequence:
- the bmp3 gene encoding bone morphogenetic protein 3, whose translation MVPHSGDAQSCRRMALLVLVVLSAWVCCARFGYCALLRAEADFTHEAERRHAAPVAPVVAGDRERLSQDTVTEHMHMLYDKYNKAGFAYKNGNTVRSFKAHWGVINKKRLQIFNLTSLTKSEDVLSATLHYYIGDLHNGSWSCSRPQGCVFHGPRRHSHIHAVIWSFAPEADQLRTLGQFRINVSTHNQDFISWQWKDITRVVNQAKAHHQLLIGIEVASRGPRPWKELLADRSPYILVYANDSAISEPESVVATLRRNPSVGDPKVGQRGRNATEPQRSSSRPKRAINVLLPLQNNELPGPEYPYETTGWDESSPYEPFQSKQARRPLRKKSRKNPRHKMPLLQFDEHTIKKARKKQWNEPRNCARRYLKVDFADIGWSEWIISPKSFDAYYCSGSCQFPMPKALKPSNHATIQSIVRAVGVVPGIPEPCCVPEKMSSLSILFFDEDKNVVLKVYPNMTVDSCACR comes from the exons ATGGTTCCCCACTCGGGTGATGCTCAGTCCTGTCGGAG GATGGCTCTTTTGGTTCTGGTCGTGCTCTCCGCGTGGGTCTGCTGCGCACGCTTCGGATACTGCGCCCTGCTCCGAGCGGAGGCGGATTTTACGCACGAGGCCGAGCGGAGGCATGCTGCTCCAGTAGCTCCAGTGGTTGCGGGGGACCGGGAGCGGCTGTCCCAGGACACGGTGACAGAGCACATGCACATGCTCTACGACAAGTACAACAAGGCGGGATTCGCTTACAAGAACGGCAACACGGTGCGCAGCTTCAAGGCGCACTGGG GGGTGATCAACAAGAAGCGGCTTCAGATCTTCAACCTCACGTCGCTCACTAAGTCCGAAGATGTCCTTTCTGCCACACTGCACTACTATATCGGGGACCTCCACAATGGCAGCTGGTCCTGCTCCAGACCCCAAGGCTGCGTCTTCCAtggcccacgcaggcacagccACATCCACGCCGTCATCTGGAGCTTTGCCCCTGAGGCTGACCAGTTGAGGACTCTGGGCCAGTTCCGCATCAATGTGTCCACACACAACCAGGACTTCATCTCCTGGCAGTGGAAGGACATCACCAGGGTGGTCAACCAGGCCAAGGCACATCACCAGCTCCTCATCGGCATCGAGGTGGCCTCGCGGGGACCCCGGCCCTGGAAGGAGCTCCTGGCTGACCGCTCCCCTTACATCCTCGTGTACGCCAATGACTCGGCCATCTCTGAGCCCGAGAGCGTGGTGGCCACCCTCAGGAGGAATCCCTCGGTGGGGGACCCCAAGGTAGGGCAACGTGGGCGGAACGCGACGGAACCGCAGAGGAGCTCTTCCAGGCCCAAGCGTGCCATCAACGTCCTGCTCCCCCTGCAGAACAACGAGCTCCCTGGACCTGAGTACCCCTATGAGACAACCGGTTGGGATGAGTCCAGTCCCTATGAGCCCTTCCAGAGCAAGCAGGCCCGGCGGCCGTTGCGCAAAAAGAGCCGCAAGAACCCAAGGCACAAGATGCCCCTGCTACAGTTTGACGAGCACACTATCAAGAAGGCCCGGAAGAAGCAGTGGAATGAGCCCCGGAACTGCGCACGCCGCTACCTCAAAGTAGACTTTGCTGACATCGGCTGGAGCGAGTGGATTATTTCGCCAAAGTCTTTTGACGCCTACTACTGCTCCGGGTCCTGCCAGTTCCCCATGCCCAAG GCGCTGAAGCCATCAAACCACGCCACCATCCAGAGCATTGTGCGGGCGGTGGGTGTGGTGCCCGGCATCCCGGAGCCGTGCTGCGTCCCGGAGAAGATGTCGTCCCTCAGCATCCTCTTCTTTGATGAGGACAAAAACGTGGTTCTCAAGGTGTACCCCAACATGACGGTGGATTCCTGCGCGTGCCGATAG